The DNA sequence TGCTTTTTTTATTTTAAGGAGAATTTTTATAAAAGGCAGAATTGTTAAAATAGAAAGTAAAGATTATTATGTAAAAATTTCTGATGATGAAATTTTAAGATGTTCGTTGCGCGGAAAATTCAAAAAGGAATATAATCTTAAAAAAGATAAACTTTTAACTTTGGATTTTGCTTCGCTTGGAGATTGGGTAGAAATTACAAAAATCTCAAATGAAATTGGAGTTATTGAATCAATTCATGATAGGAAAAATTATTTATCACGTAAAGCCGGAAAATTGCGCGGCGGATTAAAAAGAGGAAGAAGATTTGAGCAAATTATAGCTTCGAATATTGATAAAATTTACATAGTTGCCAGCATAATTTTCCCCGAATTCAACAACAGATTTATTGATAGAGTAATTGTTGCCGCAGAAAGTGCAAACATTGATTTTTCTATCGTTATAAATAAAATAGATTTGGATGAAAATAATAACTCGCAAAATTGGGAACAATTTTATAAATCAATAGGTTACAATGTTTTTAGAGTTAGCGCAAAAAGAGGAGATTCAATTTCTGAACTAAAAGAAAATTTATCCGGAAATGTAAATTTATTTTGGGGGCAATCCGGAGTTGGAAAATCTTCAATATTAAATTCAATGTTTCCGCATTTGGATTTTCGTGTTGGTGAAGTAAGCAATTATTCACAAAAAGGAATTCACACAACTGTTACCGGAGAATTCAAGAAAGTTGCGGAAAATACTTACATTGTTGATACTCCCGGAATTAGAGAAATTGATCCTTACGGAATAAAGAAAGAAGATTTATCACACTATTTTATGGAGTTTAAACCTTTTCTGCAAAATTGTAAATTCAATACTTGTAATCATGATCATGAGCCGGATTGCGCAGTTCTTGATGCAGTTGAAAAAGGCAAAATTTCCATTGAGCGTTATCAAAGTTATTTAAATATTCTCAACACAATTGAAGATGATATGTTTTATTAAGCAAGTTTACATTTCATTTGATAATTTTACATTTATATTTTATTCACTATTCTTAGGCAAAATTTAATTGATTAAATACATTTATTTTCTGTTGGTAATTTTTATAATTTCTTGTTCTTCTCACGTTGAAAAAGAATCTTTGGAAAATCAAGAAGTAAAAAGTAAAATTTCTAAAGCCGATAAAGAAACTGCTCAGCAATTATTCATTGATGCATCTATGATGGATATTGATGAAAAATATGCCGAAGCAATTTTGGATTATCAAGAAGCATTAAGATTAGATCCAAGTGCCGGAATTTATTACGCTCTCGCAAAAGATTATCTGCGTTTAAACAAACTTTCTCAAGCACTAATTAATTCAAAAAAATCCGTTGAATTAGAATCGCAAAATGTTGAATATTTAACATTGTTGGGAACTGTTTATTCATTCAGCAGAAATGCGGATTCTGCAAAAGTAATTTTTGAAAAAATTGTAAATTTGGATTCTTCTGATGTAAACGCAAGATTTAATTTGGCGCAATTAAATGAAGCAAATCAGCCATTGGAATCATTAAAACTTTACAAAGAAATTTTAGCAATTACTGGTCCGGAGTGGAATGTTTTATTAAAAATTGCCGAACTTAACGAAAGACTTGGACAATCTGATCAAACTGTAAAAACCGTTGAAGAACTTTTGGAATTAAATCCTTCGAGTTTAGAATTGCAAAAAATGCTTGTTGAATCTTACATCAAAACAAATCAATATGAAAAAGCGTTAAATACAGTTAACAATTCCTTGGAAATTTTCCCAGATGATATAAATCTTATTGAGCTAAAAGGAAATGCTTATGTAAAGATGAAGGAATGGGATAAAGGTGCGGAAGAATATAAAAAGATTTTGAACAAACCAAATATTCCGTTTGAAATTAAAATGAGAATTGGTGCCGCTTTTTATGCAGAGAGTTTAAATGATTCTACACTTTTACCCATTGCGTTAAATGTACTTCAGCAGATTGATAAAGATTCTTCCGATTGGCAAATAAATGCGTTTATGGGAGAAATTTCTAATAAACAAAAAAATGATTCGTTAACATTAAATTATTTCAGAAAGGCGATAGAATTAGCTCCGCTTAATAGTGATTTGCGAATTAGATTTGGACAAATATTATTTGAAAGCGCAGATTATGCAATTGCCGCAAGCGAAATGGAAGATGCTGTTAAAAAATTCCCAAATGATTTTGTGATAAATTTTATACTTGGTTTATCATTAGCACAAAGTTCTGATCATAACGGAGCAGTTCCATATTTGAAAAAAGCCGTTGAAATTAATCCTAATGATTTAAATTCTACAATGTCTTATTGCTTTTCATTACATCAAATAAAACATAGTGATGAAGCTTTGAAATATCTTGAACGTGCTTTGCGAATTGATTCAAAAAACGTTCAAGCATTAAGTCTAATGGGAATGATTTACGAAGGCAAAGATTTGTTTACGAAAAGTGACAGTTTATATGATAAAGTGATTTCGTTAGATTCAACTGATATTTTAACTTTAAATAATTTTGCATATTCGCTTGCTGAACGCGGAGTTCAATTAGAAAAAGCATTAAAAATGGTAAAGGTTTCTGTTGAAAAAGAACCGGAAAATTCATCATACCTTGATACAATCGGCTGGGTATATTTTAAAATGAACAATTTTGAAGAAGCCAAAATACATATTGAAAAAGCAATTGAGTTTGATGATAAAAATGCAACTTTACTTGATCATTTGGGAGATGTATATTACAAGCTTGAAAATAGAGAAAAAGCTAAATTGCTTTGGCAAGATGCTCTTAAATTAGATCCCAAATTAGAAAATGTTGAACAAAAAATTATGCAAGGATTGGAGTGACAAACAAGAAAAATTTTATCATTTATATTTTATTAATTATTTCAATAATAAGTTGTGTTCCAAGCAAGCCGGTTTATGAAGAAGAAATACTTACGGCAGATAGATTAATAAAAAAGTTGGAAGCAAATAGAAGAAAAATTAAAACATTTCAAGGTTCCGGAATAATAAATGTTGAATCAGAAAAAATAGATGCAAAAGCTACTTTTGAAGTTTTTCTAAAAAAACCGGATTCTCTAAAATTTGTTATTTATGGTCCTTTTGGGATTGACCTAGCGCAAGCATTAATAACTTCATCCGAATTTGAGTTTTATGATGAAATGAAAAACACAGTTTACAAAGGAAGAAATGATAACAATATTCTCAATAAAATTTTTCACATTGATTTAAGTTTTGCTGAATTAATTGATGCTTTTGCCGGTGCGGTAAATTTAACGGATAAATTAAGAATTGAACCAGATAATTATAAATTAACCGATGAAGAATATCACCTAACTTATTTAGATACGTTAAATAATAAACAAAGCTTGTATCAAATACAGATTAGCAATTTGGCAATAAATAATTTTAAACTTTACAAAAACAAAAAGACTCTTTTGTTTGATGGTGAATATAAAGATTTTGAAATGTTTGATAATGTTGCAATTCCTTCAACAGTTATTATTCAAAATAAAATTAATGATCAAAAAGTTACAATTGATTATAGAAATATTTTAGTTAACGAAAATTTGGGAAATCTGCAGCTTGATTTGCCAAAAGATGTAAGTGTAAAAATATGGTAAGAAAAATTATATTCGGTTTATTATTTTCTGCTGCAACTTTCTTTTGTCAGAATGATATTAAAATTGATGATAAAAATAGTGAGCTCAAAAATATTCAGAAGCAAATCCAATCGCTTGAAGGTGAACTTTCCGAATTGGCAAAAAAAGAAAAAAATAATCTTTCCGTATTAAAAAAGTTAGATCATCAAAATTTACTTTTGAATAAAAGTATAAAAAAAATAGAAAAGGATGAAAAGCAAAAAGAGGAAAATATCCTCAATTTGAATTCGCAAATTGTAAAACATAAATCTAGAATTAAAGCACTTCAGAAAGAATACGGAAGTTATTTGGTTTGGATTTACAAACAAGGCGATAACTCAACTTTAAAATATTTGTTCAACTCAGATTCATTTAATCAATTACTTATTCGTTATAAATATTTGGATTATGTTCATAAAGCAAGCGAAACAAATGTAAATGAATTGAAGGAAAATCAAATAAAACTAAGTGAAGCAAAAAATTCAGTTGAGACTGAACTTTCGGAAAAAGTGAAATTAAAAAATCAGAAAGCAAGTGAACAGGAAGTTCTAAATAAAAAAAGAGAAGACAGAAAAGTTTTATTGGCTTCGTTAAAAAAAGATAAAAAAAATGTAAATGTTGAGATTGATCAAAAACGAAAGATTGAGATTAAAATTAAAAAGATGATTGCTGATTTAATTGAAAAGGAAAGAGAAAAAGAAAGACAAATGCGGACTGCAAAACTTAAAGGTGAAATAAAAGAATATAATTATGATTTTAATTATAAAAGTTTTCAAAATTTTGCCCAGTTGAAAGGTGTTTTAAGTTGGCCGATAAAATCTCCAAAAATCGGAAGAGATTTTGGCGAAAATAAAAATGATAAAACAAAAACCGTAACTTTAAATTACGGCATTGATATAATTGCAAAAGACAATAAAGATGTTTACGCAGTTGCTGAAGGAATTGTGAGTGCAATTGAATGGATTCCGGGTTACGGAAGTGTTTTAATAATTACACATAGAGACGATTACAGAACTGTTTACGGACATATGACTGACATAAATGTTTTGGAGGGCAATAAAGTTAAAGCCGGCGATTTAATTGGTCAAGTTAATGAAAGTCTTGAAGGTAGCATTTTACATTTTGAAATTTGGAACGAAAGGAATTATCAAAATCCGCAAGAATGGCTTGTAAAAAAATAAATGATTATTAAAGATTTTATTAAAATATTTATTCAAAAAAATAAAACTTTACTTAGGAATTTTTCTTCGTTAACTGCACTTCAAATTTCACAATATCTTTTTCCTCTTGTAACATTTCCATATTTAGTAAGAGTTTTAGGTCCGGATGGTTACGGACTTGTATCTTTTGCAAACGCATTTATCGGATATTTCACAGTTTTAACAGATTACGGTTTTCATCTTTCGGCAACAAAAGATATTTCAATTAATAGAAAAAATAATCCGCAAAAAATAGAAGAAATTTATAGTTCGGTTCTTGGAGTAAAAATTTTATTATTTCTTCTCAGCATTTTGATAATTGTTCCAATACTTTTATTTATCCCAAAGTTTAATGATAATGCAATGATTTATTTCATTTCATTCCTTGCGGTTTTCGGAACAACATTATTTCCCATTTGGTTTTTTCAAGGAATTGAAGAAATGGGATATATAAGTTCAATAAGTATTTTGGTAAAAGTTTTTTGGGTAATTTCAATTTTTCTGTTGGTAAATTCAAAAGATGATATAATTATTCTGGTAAGTTTAAATGCAATAAGTTCAATTCTAACGGGCTTAATTGGCTTATGGATTGCAAGAATTAAATTTAATTTAAAATTATTTATTCCCACCGTTGAACAAATAAAATATCAACTTGAAGATAGCTGGCATTATTTTTTGTCAAACGTATCAATAAGTTTATACACAATTTCCAATATTTTCATTTTAGGAATTTTTACAAATGATACAACTGTTGGATATTTTTCAGCCGCAGATAAAATTAGATACGCAATTCAGAATGTTACGTCAACGGCCGGAAGAACTATTTTCCCGCATTTATCATCGGAATTTCTTAGATCATTAGAAGCCGGATTTAGCTTTATCAGAAAATATGTAATTTCAATGGGAAGTTTCGTATTTCTGCTGAGCATTTTACTTTTTCTTTTTTCTGAACAAATAGTTTTACTGGTTCTTGGTGAAGAATATTTTAAATCTGTTATTGTGCTTAAAATACTTTCCGTATTGCCGTTTATAATATTTGCTAGCAATGTCGCGGGAATTCAAACAATGATAAATCTTGGTTTCAAAAAAGAATTTGCAAACATTATTATTATTGCCGGAATTTTAAATATTGTACTTTCACTAATAATTGTTCCAATTTATTTTGAGTTTGGAAGCGCTGTTGCGGTTGTAATTACCGAATTAGTTGTAACAATAAAAATGTTAAGTTTTCTAAAACGTAAAAATATTAATGTTTTTAAGAAAGCAACATCTGAGTTATGAAAAAAAATATTTGTTGTTATTTAAAATTAGTTGAAATGTCTTTCCTTTAAAAAATTATTTTATCTAAGAATTTTGATATTGTTAAAAAATTTATATTTTTCGGTATAATACTAAGTGGTATAATACTATTGGGTATAAAATGAAAAATTCACCGTTCATTTATGGAAATGTAGTTGCAGATATTTCTTTTACAAACAGAGATGAAGAAAGTAAAAAACTTTATTCTAATTTAACAAATGGAATAAATACTACAATAATTTCACCACGCAGATGGGGAAAATCTTCACTTGTTGAAAAAGTTTTTAAAGATATTCTTAAAAAAAATAAAAATACTAAAACTATTATTGTAGATTTATTTTTAACAAGTAGTGAAGAAGAATTTTTAGAACTTTTTGCAAAAGAAATCATTAAAGCTTCATCTACTAAAATTGAAGATCTTATTAAAAATTCAAAGGATTTTTTTAAACAGCTTATCCCCCAAATTAGTTTTGGAGCTGATCCAAATTCTGAATTGTCTCTAAGTTTTAATTGGACTGAATTAAAAAAAAATAAAAATGAAATCCTTGATTTAGCAGAACAAATTGCAATTAAGAAAAAAAATAAATTTGTTATCGGTTTAGATGAATTTCAAAATCTTGCGACTTTTACTGACTATAAAAATCTTGAAAAAAATATGAGAGCTATTTGGCAGAGACAAAAACATGTTACTTATTGTATATTCGGAAGCAAACGGCATATGATGACGGAAATATTTGATAATTCAACAAGTCCTTTTTATAGATTTGGAGATATAATTTTATTGCAAAAAATATCAACGGAAAATTGGGTTAAATTTATTAGTGATAGTTTTAAAAATTCTAAGAAATTAATTAAAATTCAAATTGCTCACAAAATTCCAACAATTATGAAAAATCATTCATGGTATGTACAGCAATTATCACATTATACTTGGAATTTAACAGATAAAGTTGCAACGAATGTAGAAATAAAAAAAGCATTAGAGGAATTGATATCTGCAAATACTCCACTTTACCAAAAGGATATTGAACAACTAAGTAAAACGCAGATTAATTTATTAAAAGCCATTACACAATGTGAGCAGCAATTAACGAGTGCAAATGTTATGCAAAAGTATAAACTTGGTACTCCGCGAAATGTTACAAAGAATAGAGAAATATTAATAAATAATGATTTTATTCATTACCAAGATGGGAAGTATGAATTTTTAGATCCCGCATTTGAATTATGGTTTAATAAAGTCTTCTATAATAAATTTATTGAAGCTTATTTTAGTAATTAAAAAACTATTCTAAATCAATCTTTTATGAAATATGATTATCTAATTGTTGGTGCGGGATTTGCTGGAAGTGTTTTTGCAGAAAGAATTGCAAGCCAGCAAGATAAAAAAGTTTTAATTCTTGAAAAAAGAAATCATATTGGCGGAAATGCTTATGATGAATTTGATGAACATGGAATTTTAGTTCATAGATATGGACCACATATTTTTCATACAAATAGCAAAAAAGTTTTTGATTACCTTTCACAGTTTACAGAATGGAGATTTTACGAACATAGAGTTTTAGCGAAATTAAAGAATGAACTTTATCCAATTCCGATAAATAGAACGACAATAAATAAATTATATAATAAGAAATTTACGACTGATGAAGAAGTTGCAGAGTTTTATAATTCGATTAAAGAAAAAAGATATCCAATAAAAAATTCGGAAGATATAATTATTAACCAAGTTGGTATTGATTTATACGAAAAGTTCTTTAAATTTTACACTAAGAAACAATGGAATTTAGATCCGGCGGAATTATCTTCAACAGTTTGCGGGAGAATTCCGGTAAGAACAAATGATGATGACAGATATTTTACAGACAAATATCAATTTATGCCGAAGGACGGTTACACTAAAATGTTTGAGAAAATGTTAGATAATAAAAATATTGAGATTTTGCTAAATACAGATTACAAGAAAATTGTAAATGAAATTGTTTTTGATAAAATGATTTATACCGGACCAGTAGATTATTTCTTCGATTATAAATTTGGGAAATTACCTTATCGATCAATCAGATTTGAATGGGAGAATATTAATGAAGAAAAGTTTCAAGAAGTTGCTCAAGTAAATTATACTGAGAAAGAGGTAGATTTCACAAGAGTTGTTGAACACAAACATTTATCCGGACAAATAAAAAATTTAACTACAATTAGCCGAGAGTTTTCTCAAAAAGATGGCGAACCATTTTATCCAATACCAAATAATGAAAATGAAATTATTTATAAAAAATATAATAATGAAGCTGATAAACTAAATAATATAATTTTCGCCGGACGTTTGGCAGAATATAAATATTATAATATGGATCAAGTGGTTGCTAATACGCTAAATCTATTTTTAAATCAGTCAAATAAATGAAAAAAAAGATTCCAATTCTTTTAGTTGTAAATAATCGTCCACATCTTTTAACTATCATACTTAATAGATTACTTAAATATACTGACTGGAATATATTTGAGCTTTGGATTCTTGATAATTTTGGATCTGATTCTGTCAAACACATCATTTCTGCATATACTTGTAAATATTCTCATATAAGAGTGTTTGAACAAAATTTCAATCAGATTTCTATAATACAAAATGAAATTATTAAAAAACTCAAAGCAGAAATTTATATTAAATTAGACGATGATATTTTTGTTACTAAAAACTGGACAAATGGATTTGTAAATGTTTTAGAAAGAAATAAAAGTAGCATAAGTATTGGTTCAGTTGTTATTCCCGTCAATGGATACGGTTGGAAAATATTTTTAGAAAGTATGAATCTTGTACAAAAATTCAACGAAAGATTTCCAAATATAAACATAATACAAGGTTGTATGGAGCCAGCAGTTTGGGGGAATAATGAAGTAGTCAACTTTATTTGGGAAAATTCATTAAATATTGATATTACCACTGAAAGATTTATAAATAATAATTTACAAATCAAAGATTTTGGCGTTCCATATAGATATTCAATTGGGGCAATCAGTTTTACTCACGATTTTTGGGAGAAGATGGGTGGGTGGAAAGTTGATTCTAATTTCTCTAAAAAATGGAGAATTAACCAAATATTAACTGAATTAAATCAAAATATTGCTAAAATTAGAAAACGTGAACAACAAAGAAGAATTCAAAAAATTATTAATATTTTAACATCGATAGATACATCAGCTTTAGGAGTTGAAGAAGAATATTTATTTGAATTTTCCAACAGAAACAACCTCAATCAATATGTAACAAATGAAAGCATTGTATTTCACTTTTCTTTTGGTGCGACAAATGAATATTTAATGAAAAAAAAATTTTTGGATATTTTAAAGTATGAATCAATCTGAAAATTCACAATTAGTTACAGTAAATATTCTTTCTTATAATAGAAAAGATCAATTAAAAATTACTTTAACAAAAGTTTACGAACAAGATTATAAAAACATTGAAGTTATTGTTGTTGATAATGCTTCTTCTGATGGAACTCAAGAAATGGTTAAACAAGAGTTTCCTAATGTAATTTTAATTGAATTAAATGAGAATATTGGGATTGCCGGTTGGAATAAAGGTTTTGAAATTGCAAAAGGAGAATATGTTTTAGTTTTGGATGATGATGCTTATCCTGAAAAAACAGCTTTAGGGAATTGTGTTCAAAAAATAAAAGAAAATAGTTTAATAGGTGGAATTACACTAAATATTATAGATTTAAATGATAATAATGATAATTTTAGAACATCCTGGCTTCCCAATCATCATATTTCTGAATGTTACTGGCCAATATTTTTAGGTTGTGCTTTTTTTTTAAAGAATGGTTTATTAGGTAAAAGTCCTATGCCGAAAGATTATTTTATTTTTCAGCATGAATTACCTGTTGCTGCAGATATATATAATTTGGGATTTAAAATTTATTACAATAAGAATTATTTATCATATCATTTCTTTAAAGATCAAACAAATTACAATATAGTTGCTGATCAATATGGATTTAGAAACAATTTTAAGTTTATCATAAAATATTTACCGAGAACAATTATAATATTTTACTTAACTCAGATAATTCTTTTTTATTCGACGCGGTCGATTAGAAAAATGTGGTTTAGAAAGTTTTTGGAAATAGTTTTTTCTGAAAAGATTTTAATAACTAATTCGAATAGAATATCATATAAATATTTTTGGCAATTAAGGAAATATCATTTTTTTAATCAAACATTGTTTTCTAAAATTATAAAATGAAAATCCTCTTTTTAGTTAATGAGCTTTTAACAGTTTGTGGAGTCAGTAAACACTTCTACAATTTACTCGGTGGGTTAATTAAATATTACCCAGGAAATGAATATTACGTTATTTGCGGTGGGGGCGATGCAATTGAAAAATTTGAAAGTTTAGGAATAAATGTAGTAATAAACAATAAAATTAGACATGAAACACGTTCAATTAAAGGTTATATATTTGCAATAAAAAATATTCGTCATTTTGTTAAAAAGAATAAAATTGATATCATTCATTCACATCATCATTATGCCGCAAGTTTATCACAAAAAGCTGTTAAATTAAGTAAAACAAAAACTATCTTTACGAATCATGGAATACTTCCAGAAATTGGAATATTGAATCATTTTAATGGAGATAAAATAATTGTTGTGAATGAACATGTTAGAGAATACTTAATTCAGAGAAAAATTAGAAAAGAAGATGATATTTTTCTAATTAGACATGGGTTCCCAATTATTAAAATAAATAAAATAAGGTCTGATAGATTAAAAGTAATCACCGGAGGAAGATTTGTAAAAGAAAAATATTTTGATGAATACATCAAAGCTATTGCAAATTTATCAAATGAAATAAAGCAAAAAGCTGAGTTTTATATTGCTGGAGATGGCGAAGAAGAAATTAAACTAAGAAAACTAAATAATGAACTAAATGCAGGTATAATATTTTTAGGAAAAATTAGTGATTTTCAAAAAAAAATGTATGAAACTAACATTTTTGTTTTTACTTCCAAATTAATAGCAGAGGGTTTTCCAACTATAATTGTTGAAGCTGGAATTGCTGAAAATTTAATAATTACATCAAATTTTGTAGGATTAGATAAAGTTTTATCAAGTGACAAAGTTTTAATAATTGAAAATGGGAATATTGAAATGCTAACACAAAAATTAGAAGAAGCTATTTTAAATTTTGACAATCATAAAATAAAAGTTAAAAATATGACAGAGATTATCGAAAAATATTTTAATCAACATGATATGATTGAAAAAACAGTTTCACTCTATAAAGAGATCTTATGTTGCAGATGAAGTGAAAAAACTAAGTCTTCATAACTAATCTCTTCTTGGTTTAATAAAAGTAATTTATTCGGTTAATTTTTTATTCATATTGAATTAACTAAGCATTTTCAAACTACGGATATTTTATCTTGTGAAAAATAAAATTTTATCTATGAGAATATATCTACTCCTAATGTTAAATTAAAAAATATTCAAAATGAATTTACATGGGAAAAAGTTATCTTAAATTATTATCTACTATTTAAAAATGTTATTATTGCTAGATAATTGATATATAAATTTCTATATGATTAAAAAGACAATTATTCATATTGTTGGAGCATCAACTTATGATGGTACTTTTATCTTTGCACTTCACTTATCAAAAATTCTTAAAAGTTATAACCATAAAATATTTAATCAGGTAATTGGAAGTGCACAAGATCAAGCATTACAACTAGGATATAATTTATTATTTTCAACAATTACAAATAAAATAATAAGAGTAATAAAGTACATTCATTTCTTGATTCAAATAAAAAAGGAAGAAAATCAAAATATTATATTCCATTATCATTCTGGCAGTTTATTCTTACTTCTATATACTGTTTTAATTTCAAGGTCAAAACTAATAATAACGTTACATTGCAAAAATGTACATTGCAAGAATTCAAAATATATCTCATTGTTCAGAAAATTTATATACAAATTTATTTTTAGTCAATCTAAACTAATAACAGTTTCTCATGCTGCATATGATGAAATTCATTATATTTTCCCTCAGTTTGAAATCCAAATTATACAGAACTATATCTCTTTTGATATCACTTCGACTAGAACAGATTATCAACTTTTGTTTGGATATTTAGGACAAATATCATCTTCAAAGGGGATTGAAGACATTTTAAAATTTGCAAGTTACTTTGAGCCAAAAAAATCAAAAATAGTTGTAATGGGAGATGTAAAAGAAAAAATATATAAGGAAAAAATAAGAATACTGAATAATAAGATTGAATATTTTTATCCTAACTTAGATAAAACTATATTTTTCAAAAAAATTGATTTTTTACTATTTCCGTCAAAATCACAATATGAAAGCTTTGGATTAGTAATTTTAGAGGCTATTTTGAATTATAAACCAGTTATTTGCTATAAGACTGCTTCAAATCTTGAATTATTAACTGAAGAATATCCCTTATTTGTTAATGATTTTTTAACTCATACAATTATTCAGAAAGTTAATAATTTTTTGCAAAATGAAGATGAAAAAGAAAAATTATTCAAAATATATAATGAATTGAAAACAATTGTTGCTAAAAAAGAATTTCAGAAAAATTATGAAGTCATATTTCAAAAAGTTAAATAAGATAAAAACCATGATCATTATACATATAATTAATAATAATATCATAAAATATAGTTACATAAAAATATTTCGTCAATTTTTACATAATGTTTTTGATACAAATGGAGCTGTTTATATAACTAGAAAGCAATTCATTAGTACGTATACTCATTCAAAAAAAAATAGTTTTTATTTATAAAAGTTATTTATGAATATTCTGCATTTAACTAAAGATTATACAAAAATAAACGGCATTACAACTGCAATTGAAAATTTAATTGCTGCAGATAAATTAAATTTTCATTATGTCTTAAGTAACTTTGTTGATGATGCCTTTCAATGTAGTAATCACTGTATTTATCTTAACACAAGTTTGCCAATATCAGTTTCAAAAATTATTTATAATATTTTTAAGTTAAAACAATTATGTAAAAAATATCATATTGGTATTATCCATTGCCATCATCGCTATTTCGATTTATTAGCAAGCTCACTTAA is a window from the Ignavibacteriota bacterium genome containing:
- the glf gene encoding UDP-galactopyranose mutase, which gives rise to MKYDYLIVGAGFAGSVFAERIASQQDKKVLILEKRNHIGGNAYDEFDEHGILVHRYGPHIFHTNSKKVFDYLSQFTEWRFYEHRVLAKLKNELYPIPINRTTINKLYNKKFTTDEEVAEFYNSIKEKRYPIKNSEDIIINQVGIDLYEKFFKFYTKKQWNLDPAELSSTVCGRIPVRTNDDDRYFTDKYQFMPKDGYTKMFEKMLDNKNIEILLNTDYKKIVNEIVFDKMIYTGPVDYFFDYKFGKLPYRSIRFEWENINEEKFQEVAQVNYTEKEVDFTRVVEHKHLSGQIKNLTTISREFSQKDGEPFYPIPNNENEIIYKKYNNEADKLNNIIFAGRLAEYKYYNMDQVVANTLNLFLNQSNK
- a CDS encoding glycosyltransferase, with the translated sequence MKKKIPILLVVNNRPHLLTIILNRLLKYTDWNIFELWILDNFGSDSVKHIISAYTCKYSHIRVFEQNFNQISIIQNEIIKKLKAEIYIKLDDDIFVTKNWTNGFVNVLERNKSSISIGSVVIPVNGYGWKIFLESMNLVQKFNERFPNINIIQGCMEPAVWGNNEVVNFIWENSLNIDITTERFINNNLQIKDFGVPYRYSIGAISFTHDFWEKMGGWKVDSNFSKKWRINQILTELNQNIAKIRKREQQRRIQKIINILTSIDTSALGVEEEYLFEFSNRNNLNQYVTNESIVFHFSFGATNEYLMKKKFLDILKYESI
- a CDS encoding glycosyltransferase family 2 protein, whose protein sequence is MNQSENSQLVTVNILSYNRKDQLKITLTKVYEQDYKNIEVIVVDNASSDGTQEMVKQEFPNVILIELNENIGIAGWNKGFEIAKGEYVLVLDDDAYPEKTALGNCVQKIKENSLIGGITLNIIDLNDNNDNFRTSWLPNHHISECYWPIFLGCAFFLKNGLLGKSPMPKDYFIFQHELPVAADIYNLGFKIYYNKNYLSYHFFKDQTNYNIVADQYGFRNNFKFIIKYLPRTIIIFYLTQIILFYSTRSIRKMWFRKFLEIVFSEKILITNSNRISYKYFWQLRKYHFFNQTLFSKIIK
- a CDS encoding glycosyltransferase family 4 protein: MKILFLVNELLTVCGVSKHFYNLLGGLIKYYPGNEYYVICGGGDAIEKFESLGINVVINNKIRHETRSIKGYIFAIKNIRHFVKKNKIDIIHSHHHYAASLSQKAVKLSKTKTIFTNHGILPEIGILNHFNGDKIIVVNEHVREYLIQRKIRKEDDIFLIRHGFPIIKINKIRSDRLKVITGGRFVKEKYFDEYIKAIANLSNEIKQKAEFYIAGDGEEEIKLRKLNNELNAGIIFLGKISDFQKKMYETNIFVFTSKLIAEGFPTIIVEAGIAENLIITSNFVGLDKVLSSDKVLIIENGNIEMLTQKLEEAILNFDNHKIKVKNMTEIIEKYFNQHDMIEKTVSLYKEILCCR
- a CDS encoding glycosyltransferase family 4 protein, with the protein product MIKKTIIHIVGASTYDGTFIFALHLSKILKSYNHKIFNQVIGSAQDQALQLGYNLLFSTITNKIIRVIKYIHFLIQIKKEENQNIIFHYHSGSLFLLLYTVLISRSKLIITLHCKNVHCKNSKYISLFRKFIYKFIFSQSKLITVSHAAYDEIHYIFPQFEIQIIQNYISFDITSTRTDYQLLFGYLGQISSSKGIEDILKFASYFEPKKSKIVVMGDVKEKIYKEKIRILNNKIEYFYPNLDKTIFFKKIDFLLFPSKSQYESFGLVILEAILNYKPVICYKTASNLELLTEEYPLFVNDFLTHTIIQKVNNFLQNEDEKEKLFKIYNELKTIVAKKEFQKNYEVIFQKVK